Genomic segment of Nicotiana tomentosiformis unplaced genomic scaffold, ASM39032v3 Un00011, whole genome shotgun sequence:
tcaagcaacggctgaattttcagaacatgcaagcctagctgccacagatgttggagaactttcaaggcaatcttgtgttgattatggtggttcatgccacttaggtttcaaggatgaaaggttggaacatgggcaatgatttcctggagatggtaatggtaatttttctattggcaggcagaattggaacatgaaatttaaggatgcgacctctgctgcttatgtagcaactgagtttgcagaacatgcaagcctagctgccagagatgttggaaaactttcaaggttttattgtgttgatgatggtgtttcatgccaattaagtttcaaggatgaaaggttggaatatgggaaatcatttccttgagatggtaacggtaatttttctgttggcaggcagaattggaacataaattttatggatgctacctctattgctcaagtagcgactgagtttgtagaacatgcaagcctagctgccatagctgttgtagaactttcaaggtaatattgtgttgatgatggtggttcatcccacttaggtttcaaggatgaaagattggaacatgggcaatcatttccttgagatggtaatggtaatttttttgttggtaggcagtattggaacatgaaatttaaggatgctacctctgctgctcaagcaacggctgaatttttagaacatgcaagcctagctgccagagatgttggagaactttcaaggcaatcttgtgttgattatggtgtttcatgccacttaggtttcaaggatgaaaggttggaacatgggcaatgatttcctggagatggtaatggtaattcttctattggcaggcagaattggaacatgaaatttaaggatgctacctctgctgctcaagtagcaactgagtttgcagaacatgcaagcctagctgcaagagatgttggagaactttcaaggtaatattgtgttgatgatggtgtttcatgccaattaagtttcaaggatgaaaggttggaacatgggaaatcatttccttgagatggtaacagtaatttttctgttggcaggcagaattggaacataaaatttatggatgctacctctattgctcaagtagcgactgagtttgtagaacatgcaagcctagctaccagagctgttgtagaactttcaaggtaatattgtgttgatgatggtggttcatcccacttaggtttcaaggatgaaagattggaacatgggcaatcatttccttgagatggtaatggtaatttttttgttggtaggcagtattagaacatgaaatttaaggatgctacctctgctgctcaagcaacagctgaattttaagaacatgcaaggctagctgccagagatgttggagaactttcaaggcaatcttgtgttgattatggtgtttcatgccacttaggtttcaaggatgaaaggttggaacatgggcaatgatttcctggagatggtaatggtaatttttctattggcaggcagaattggaacatgaaatttaaggatgctacctctactgctcaagtagcaactgagtttgcagaacatgcaagcctagctgccagagatgttggagaactttcaaggtaatattgtgttgatgatggtgggtcatgccacttagttttcaaggatgaatggtgggaacatgggtaatcatttccttgagatggtaatggtaattgttctgttggcaggcagtattggaacatgaaatttaaggatgctacctctgccgctcaagtagcgactgagtttgcagaacatgcaagcctagctgccagagctgttgtagaacattgaaggcaatattgtgttgatgatggtggttcatgccacttagttttcaaggatgaatggttagaacatgggtaatcatttccttgagatagtaatggtaattgttctgttggcagcagtattggaacatgaaatttaaggatgctacctctgccgctcaagtagcgactgagtttgcagaacatgcaagcctagctgccagagctgttgtagaacattgaaggcaatattgtgttgatgatggtggttcatgccacttagttttcaaggatgaatggttggaacatgggtaatcatttccgtgagatagtaatggtaattgttctgttggcaggcagaattggaacatgaaatttaacgatgctacctctgctgctcaagtagcgattgagtttgcagaacatgcaagcctagctgccagagctgttgtagaacattcaaggcaatattgtgttgatgatggtggttcatgccacttagttttcaaggatgaatggttggaacatgggtaatcatttccttgagatggtaatggtaattgttctgttggcaggcagtataggaacatgaaatttaaggatgctacctctaccgctcaagtagcgactgagtttacagaatatgcaggcctagctgccagagctgttgtagaacattcaaggcaatgttgtgttgatgatggtggttcatgctacttagttttaaaggatgaaaggttggaacatgggaaatcatttccttgagatggtaatggtaatttttctgttggcaggcagaattggaacatgaaatttatggatgctacctctattgctcaagtagcgacagagtttgtagaacatgcaagcctagctgccaaagctgttatagaactttcaaggtaatattgtgttgatgatggtggttcatcccacttaggtttcaaggatgaaagattggaacatgggcaatcatttccttgagatggtaatggtaatttttttgttggtaggcagtattggaacatgaaatttaaggatgctacctctgctgctcaagcaacggctgaattttcagaacatgcaagcctagctgccagagatgatggagaactttcaaggcaatcttgtgttgattatggtgtttcatgccacttaggtttcaaggatgaaaggttggaacatgggcaatgacttcctggagatggtaatggtaatttttctattggcaggcagaattggaacatgaaatttaaggatgctacctctgctgctcaagtagcaactgagtttgcagaacatgcaagcctagctgccagagatgttggagaactttcaaggtaatattgtgttaatgatggtgggtcatgccacttagttttcaaggatgaatggttggaacatgggtaatcatttccttgagatggtaatggtaattgttctgttggcaggcagtattggaacatgaaatttaaggatgctacctctgccgctcaagtagcgactgagtttgcagaacatgcaagcctagctgccagagctgttgtagaacattcaaggcaatattgtgttgatgatggtggttcatgccacttagttttcaaggatgaatggttggaacatgggaaatcatttccttgagatggtaacagtaatttttctgttggcaggcagaattggaacataaaatttatggatgctacctctattgctcaagtagcgactgagtttgtagaacatgcaagcctagctaccagagctgttgtagaactttcaaggtaatattgtgttgatgatggtggtttatcccacttaggtttcaaggatgaaagattggaacatgggcaatcatttccttgagatggtaatggtaatatttttgttggtaggcagtattggaacatgaaatttaaggatgctacctctgctgctcaagcaacggctgaattttcagaacatgcaaggctagctgccagagatgttggagaactttcaaggcaatcttgtgttgattatggtgtttcatgccacttaggtttcaaggatgaaaggttggaacatgggcaatgatttcctggagatggtaatggtaatttttctattggcaggcagaattggaacatgaaatttaaggatgctacctctgctgctcaagtagcaactgagtttgcagaacatgcaagcctagctgccagagatgttggagaactttcaaggtaatattgtgttgatgatggtgggtcatgccacttagttttcaaggatgaatggttggaacatgggtaatcatttccttgagatggtattggtaattgttctattggcaggcagtattggaacatgaaatttacggatgctacctctgccgctcaagtagcgactgagtttgcagaacatgcaagcctagctgccagagctgttgtagaacattcaaggcaatattgtgttgatgatggtggttcatgccacttagttttcaaggatgaatggttggaacatgggtaatcatttccttgagatagtaatggtaattgttctattggcaggcagtattggaacatgaaatttaaggatgctacctctgccgctcaagtagcgactgagtttgcagaacatgcaagcctagctgccagagctgttgtagaacattcaaggcaatattgtgttgatgatggtaattcatgccacttagttttcaaggatgaatggttggaacatgggtaatcatttccttgagatggtaatgataattgttctgttggcaggcagtattggaacatgaaatttaaggatgctacctctaccgctcaagtagcgactgagtttacagaatatgcaagcctagctgccagagctgttgtagaacattcaaggcaatgttgtgttgatgatggtggttcatgccaattaagtttcaaggatgaaaggttggaacatgggaaatcatttccttgagatggtaatggtaatttttctgttggaaggcagaattggaacataaaaatttatggatgctacctctattgctcaagtagcgactgagtttgtagaacttgcaagcctagctgccagagctgttgtagaactttcaaggtaatattgtgttgatgatggtggttcatcccacttaggtttcaaggataaaagattggaacatgggcaatcatttccttgagatggtaatggtaatattttttttggtaggcagtattggaacatgaaatttaaggatgctatctctgctgctcaagcaacggctgaattttcaaaacatgcaagcctagctgccagagatgttggagaactttcaaggcaatcttgtgttgattatggtgtttcatgccacttaggtttcaatgatgaaaggttggaacatgggcaatgatttccttgagatggtaatggtaatttttctattggcaggcaaaattggaacatgaaatttaaggatgctacctctgctgctcaagtagcaactgagtttgcagaacatgcaagcctagctgccagagatgttggagaactttcaaggtaatattgtgttgatgatggtgggtcatgccacttagttttcaaggatgaatggttggaacatgggtaatcatttccttgagatggtattggtaattgttctattggcaggcagtattggaacatgaaatttaacgatgctacctctgctgctcaagtagcgattgagtttgcagaacttgcaggcctagcaacaagagctgttgtagaactttctaggcaatattgtgttgatgatggtgtttcatgccaattaagtttcaaggatgaaatgttggaacatgggcaatcatttcctggagatggtaatggtaatttttctattggcaggcagaattggaacatgaaatttaaggatgctacctctgccgctcaagtagcgactgagtttgcagaatatgcaagcctagctgccaaagctgttgtagaacattcaaggcaatattgtgttgatgatggtggttcatgctacatagttttcaaggatgaaaggttggaacatgggaaatcatttccttgagatggtaatggtaatttttttgttggcaggcaaaatcggaacatgaaatttatggatgctacctctgctgctcaagcaacggctgaattttcaaaacatgcaagcctagctgccagagatgttggagaactttcaaggcaatcttgtgttgattatggtgtttcttgccacttaggtttcaaggatgaaaggttggaacatgggcaatgatttccttgagatggtaatggtaatttttctattggcaggcagaattggaacatgaaatttaaggatgctacctccgctgctcaagtagcaactgtgtttgcataacatgcaagcctagctgccagagatgttggagaactttcaaggtaatattgtgttgatgatggtgggtcatgtcacttagttttcaaggatgaatggttggaacatgggtaattatttccttgagatggtaatggtaattgttctattggcaggcagtactggaacatgaaatttaaggatgctacctctgctgctcaagtagcgactgagtttgcagaacttgcaggcctagcaacaagagatgttgtagaactttcaaggcaatattgtgttgatgatggtgtttcatgccaattaagtttcaatgatgaaatgttggaacatgggcaatcatttcctggagatggtaatggtaatttttctattggcaggcagaattggaacataaaatttaaggatgctacctctgccgctcaagtagcgactgagtttgcagaatatgcaagcctagctgccagagctgttgtagaacattcaaggcaatattgtgttgatgatggtggttcatgctacttagttttcaaggatgaaaggttggaacatgggaaatcatttccttgagatggtaatggtaatttttttgttggcaggcagaatcggaacatgaaatttatggatgctacctctattgctcaagtagcgactgagtttgtagaacatgcaagcctagctgccagagctgttgtagaactttcaaggtaatattgtgttgatgatggtggttcatcccacttaggtttcaaggatgaaagattggaacatgggcaatcatttccttgagatggtaatggtaatttttttgttggtaggcagtatcggaacatgaaatttaaggatgctacctctgctgctcaagcaacggctgaattttcagaacatacaagcctagctgccagagatgttggagaacgttcaaggcaatattgtgttgatgatggtgtttcatgccactttggtttcaaggatgaaaggttggaacatgggcaataatttcctggagatggtaatggtaatttttctattggcaggcaaaattagaacattaaatttaaggatgctacctctgctgctcaagtagcaactgagtttgcagaacatgcaagcctagctgccagagttgttgtagaactttcaaggtaatattgtgttgatgatagtggttcatgctacatagttttcaaggatgaaaggttggaacatgggaaatcatttccttgagatggtaatggtaatttttttgttggcaggcaaaatcggaacatgaaatttatgtatgctacctctgctgctcaagcaacagctgaatttgtagaacatgcaagcctagctgccagagctgttgtagaaccttcaaggtaatattgtgttgattatggtggttcatcccacttaggtttcaagaatgaaagattggaacatgggaaatcattttcttgagatggtaatgataatttttttgttggtaggcagtattggaacatgaaatttaaggatgctacctctactgctcaagcaacggctgaattttcagaacatgcaagcctagctgccagagatgttggagaactttcaaggcaatcttgtgttgattatggtgtttcatgccacttaggtttcaaggatgaaaggttggaacatgggcaatgatttccttgagatggtaatggtaattgttctgttggcaggcagaattggaaggtgaaatttaaggatgctacctctgctgctcaagtagcaactgagcttgcagaaaatgcaagcctagctgccacagatgttggagaactttcaaggtaatattatgttgatgatggtgggtcatgccacttagttttcaaggatgaatggttggaacatgggtaatcatttccttgagatggtaatggtaattgttctgttggcaggcagtattggaacatgaaatttaaggattctacctctgctgctcaagtagcgactgagtttgcagaacttgcaggcctaaaaacaagagctgttgtagaactttcaaggcaatattgtgttgatgatggtgtttcatgccaattaagtttcaaggatgaaaggttggatcatgggaaatcatttccttgagatggtaatggtaatttttctgctggcaggcataattggaacataaaatttatggatgctacctctattgctcaagtagaaactgagtttgtagaacatgcaagcctagctgccagagctgttgtagaactttcaaggtaatattgtgttgatgatggtggttcatcccacttatcAATTAAATACACTataccaattataattgataaaaataataaaaaattaacaagtaaaaatcctaaaaaagaaaagaaaacaataacAAAATTACAGGAATTATATAAAGAATATAAAACCACGAAAAAGGATAAATTAATAAACAAAATGTCAAAACTAGAATATAAGTATATCTTACAACTTAAGATTAAacataaaatatgaataaagaaGAATTTGCGGTAGACGAAAAAACATACGAAAATTTGGatggattaaaaataaaaataataacttcaaatatagGAAGAAGATATAAGAAAGTAGGAGAAAACATATATTTAATGTTAGAAAAAGAAACTGCAAGATTAGAAGATAGTTTAACAGCAATGACaagaataataaaagaaaatgaagaaattgataggaaaaatgaaattgaaaaaattaggcaacaagctaaaaaagaattacagcaagtggaagaaaacaaaaacaccaggataatggaattagaaaaagaattagCAATATTAAAAGAATTGTATGAAAACAaacagagagaaagagaaaagaaaaaagaattagagCAAGAAGAAAGATTGAAGGAAGAAATAGAAAAATTTAGGGAAAAATTAAAAGAGGACATAGAAGTAAAACTTGAAGAAATAAATGAAACTAATAATGAAAATGAACAGAATACAGAAAGTTCAGAAGATTcagaaataagtgaaacatatacagaacttataACTAAAACAAATAACATAATAAATCCAGAAATATATGCCGGAGATATAAGCGAAAAACCAAGtacatcaaaagaaagaaaatacaaacaaacaataccaacatattacAATAATAATTATGAACGAAGTGACAGAAGTAAAGTATTATGGGATAAAAGATTAAACAGAAAATGGACACCAAAAACAATAAATGAACAATATAACTTTTTGGACTTAGATTGCGTAGAAGAcgttaataaaataatacaactatgggtaggatatatatcaaaacaattaatagataataaaataccaattccagaagcaccaggatatatagaaaggACAATAATAGGAACAGTAAAATTATGGATACAAAATCTAAATGATGAAAGTATAAAAGCAttaagaagtaataaaaaattcGATGGTGAATCAGCTACAACAACTATAGACATAttaataaaatatgaattagCTATAAGAAATGAATTTAGTAGTATGACAACAGAAATAGAAgagcaacaaaaagaaaaaacagtAAGTAGAAATCTAATGAACAAACTAGCTATATGTAACATGTGTTACATAGACGAATATACGTGTGCATTTAAAGAATATTACTATAAAGGAACATATAGTgttgaagaaggaaaagaaatcagaaaaatatactttacaaaattaccagaaccttttagTTCTAAAATAATAAGAGATTGGGAAAAAGCAGGATTAGAAGATACCTTAGGAGCTAGAATTAGATATTTAAAGAATTGGTTTATAGAATTATGTgaaaaacataaagaagaaattaaaatggAAAAAACACTGATAAAAA
This window contains:
- the LOC138903830 gene encoding uncharacterized protein; the encoded protein is MNKEEFAVDEKTYENLDGLKIKIITSNIGRRYKKVGENIYLMLEKETARLEDSLTAMTRIIKENEEIDRKNEIEKIRQQAKKELQQVEENKNTRIMELEKELAILKELYENKQREREKKKELEQEERLKEEIEKFREKLKEDIEVKLEEINETNNENEQNTESSEDSEISETYTELITKTNNIINPEIYAGDISEKPSTSKERKYKQTIPTYYNNNYERSDRSKVLWDKRLNRKWTPKTINEQYNFLDLDCVEDVNKIIQLWVGYISKQLIDNKIPIPEAPGYIERTIIGTVKLWIQNLNDESIKALRSNKKFDGESATTTIDILIKYELAIRNEFSSMTTEIEEQQKEKTVSRNLMNKLAICNMCYIDEYTCAFKEYYYKGTYSVEEGKEIRKIYFTKLPEPFSSKIIRDWEKAGLEDTLGARIRYLKNWFIELCEKHKEEIKMEKTLIKNLTCCKIKTAPQFGCTDNYYKKKNYKRKYKKYRRNKLKYKYKNPRKRYYIKDYKRKRPYRIKKKLSECTCYNCGKLGHLAKDCKLPRDPKKKQITEINTDNEEYMQLDYIDYELDSEDSIYELEPELETEIESEKELSDIEEND